Below is a window of Ciona intestinalis chromosome 5, KH, whole genome shotgun sequence DNA.
CTGGCTATCAGGGCTAATGAGACAGCTCGGCAGAGAAACGCCGGTCAAAGGTAATATCACCCTGGACGTATAACGTCTGTTTCGTAAGCAACTTGTGGTAAAAATGTCGGAATAATTAAATTCCCAGACGTAGCTGGCAACCTGTTTCGTCCCAAGCGACGTGTAGATCTCGGCCGGCGTTTAAGTTCTTGTCATTTGTCGCGCAGTACACGCCGAATCGACTTGTAATCATGTCGAATCGACTTACGTTGGTGTCATTTGGATCAAAACACGTTTTAAACGGATATCAGTCACCTGTAATTTGACACCGGCTCATGTTTATTGAACGATGGGATGTGACACATATGTTTTGGTAGCATCGTTTGTAGAGTAACGAAAAACAAAGAAAGCGAAACCAACATGCATCAAGTATGGGCGCATATGCGATTATATATGTACGCGTGATATGCCAGAACACTGGcgtaaatctcaggtccctaCTTGGCTGCCTTTTGGCGTACGACCCCACTCATACAGAATTAAGATtcttaactgtttttttacagctgtttttttttacaattgaataattaaaattattactatagtaggatgggggaagatgggacaccttttcatactattttctcgtcccgcattgtagtaaacaaaaaacattcaaagaaatataaaaccgtatcctcacgactctaatagaccgttattatttgtttaaaacatggtcgagatatttggatattatgtgctgaaggtgtcccatcttcccacacaCCACTATATAACGACTAAATTTGAGAAGCAAAACCAACTACTAATTTTAAAGTACTAACTAAATATGTATCGTTTTACCTGCTGTACACTTCGCTATACATCATGCTTATCCTCGCAAACATCCAATCAGATTAATGGCAAAGTTAGAAATCCGCATTGTGACTATAACCCCTGATATAAAAACACCGCAGCAATGACTTAGCGATCAATACCAACATTGTAAATGCAATCATTACAATTAAACAATTGGTCAATCGACCAAAgtcaaatgtatatattaaggCGCTGTAAACCTATTCAATCAACTCTTACGACAATTGCCGCAATAAAACTGACTCCACGTCCGACACAACACAAAAATTGCTTAAAAAGCAGCAATttctaaaacatattattcCCCACTGCGGTACAGTCTAATGAATGTTAAAATAGTCCCATTGAAAAGCAATTACAAGGTGTGGATTTAATTTCACGCATTAGCTCCTCAAGCACCTATACACTTAAACTAAACTCGACTTAACGATTTTAAATTCTTCAAGGCAGATGTCCGTAATTCCAAACAATTACCTTTACACGAAGGGGAGGCTTGAACATTAGAATTACTGTATATTGAAGCACCGAATTACCGAGTATTAAAGAGAAATACATCATCATTGTACAAGCCTTTTAAAGactattaatataatactgtggggtaagatgggataccgttatagTACTAAAACCCATTATTTTCTGATTgcgttttaacaaataaaaacactcgTTTAGAACCGTAAAGTTACGGTTatgtagttttgtaaatattctttgtttactatactatCGGACGAACAAATAGACCATGTTAACCCAAATTATAATATGCTAATAAGTACATATACGTCTGTTTATCGATTCAACAATTCAATATTTACCCTCTGTTTGTACtcactttaaatattctagttattttttctaaaactgtAATATATTCGGTGAATCTAACCCTGGTCTGCTGGTGCTCGTGGAGAAGTACGACTCCTGTGTAATGAAACACAGTTACAATCTGGTGTTACGAAAATTAAGATTGCTTTTGTCTGTTATACGTGTTTTGTGGCATCTGATCCCTGTTTTTCCAAGTATGCCTGTtgcatattttgttatatagtagagtggggaaaggtgggacaccctttcattctattgcctcgtcccatttggtagtaaacaaaaaatattcaataaattataaaagcgtgtcgccccgactcccatagaccgttgttacctgctgtttaaaacacgatcaggatattcggatattacgtgctatatatgtgtcccatctttcccaccctactctatgtTTGTACTTATCGGTTACAACTGAAAACATATAACTTTGCATTTGATTGGACTCTACCGTCAATTCTTTCTATTACCATGCTGCTACGAACGCGTGTTTTTATAGCGGAGACACAGAAAATCTATACatacataacaaacaaaaatacgcACTAATTTGGCCCTGCAGTAGTTGGCCCTTCGCCACATCAATCATTATATGGAAGCCAGTGACGTATGTCATGCTCTGGGATCTTGTTAGGCGCTCATTAAAATCAAACGGCAAGCAATATCGCTCAATTATTGGCATTCGTAAGCCCCGGGAATTGTGCGAGATCCCGCGGGGAAAAGAAGCGGCAAACCCGGCGCATCGACAGCGATTTGTCCAATATAACTGTTATTACAAAGATACCAACGGAGCAATTTAAAGTATGCATTATGTATTGCTGCTCGTTAACGATGAGATGAGGAACACTAATTATAAACTTGATGGACATATCATGTTTGTTTAGCGCAAATTTGCCACGACGATCAGTCAtagtataatagggtggggaagatgggacacctttatattccattttctcgccccattggtggtaaacaaggtacattcaaagaattataaaatcgtatcctcacgacacgTTACACAATACCATTACCGCCTACACCCTTAATAATTCGTTAAGTTGCCAGAAAATGGCAATAGTCACCGACAGAGTTTTTTTAGTCTGTCTCTTGTCAAGAAGTTACCGGTTTGAGGCCAGACGTATCTTCCATTGTAAAAAATCcgtataaaataattaccaacaaagcTACAAATTACAGTGATTTATTTGTCGATGCCCCGCCGACTGAGGATAAATGACTCGCAGtcatttattcacattttacATAAATGATGTTTACACAAATACCACACTGTACCCTGCGATGATCGTTTATTTTAGTATTCGTTTATTATACAATGAGTTTAAACGTGATGTACAAAAATAAAGGCAACATCCCGGGTTCCATAATACGGACATTACTGTCCGCCATTAACAACAACTGGCCAATAGCAACCCGTTCTTATCATACGCCCATTAATGTCCTTGCTTCAGCACTTTGTGCTTGCAACGTTTCACTCGCGTATCTTTCCAGTAATTCCATTTTCTTCCGTTTAAGAAGAGCTTCTTCTACGTCATGTTGCGTGGGAACAGGGACGTGAGCTACGAACGGCCGAGCCCCTTCTTGCGTTTGGACCTCTCGGaactaaaatacataaaaagtcGTTACTTACGCTTTCCCACCAAATTcttatagtagggaggggaaagatggacacctttttactttatttcttgtcccattcgttagtaaacaaataacatttaaagaaatattaaaccgtAAGCTCACGGCTCCTATAAACCACTGTTAGTTGTTGggtgggacaccctttcattctattgcctcgttctatttggtagtaaacaaaaaatattcaataaattataaaagcgtgtcgccccgactcccatagaccgttgttacctgctgtttaaaacacgaacaggatatttagatattgtgtaccaaaggtgtcccatcttccccctccctactatattaacttGCCTTATTTAGTTCTATCTAACAACTCAATGCGAGTTCATCGTTAACTGACGTTCTTTTCCATATCTTTTATTAATAGCGTGGATGTcgttttttgttaattaccatctattcgtttttttaaaaataatatgaccTTCGCTATTAGggaagatataaataaaaaatgttaatagaTACTGCATAGTGTCTACGTTTTATTTACTAATGGAATACTTTCCCACAAAAGCTTTGggaaaatgtaaacatatcgattaacaaaatgttcatataactgtaatatttctttaaccAGGAAAAAGTGGAAACGAAATTCACCTGGAAACTTTCTTGATCATCAACATTAGGAATCTCGATCTTTGTTGATGTGTAAATATCTTCCTCTTCTTTTAAATCTTCCCCCTTCTTCTCCTTCCAAGCTGCAATTGCTTCTTCTACCACTAGGTAGAGGAACAgagcaaaatataaattaaaaatgataaatataaaaatggcaCAAACAATTTGACAGTTTTTTTCCGGattaaaattatatgtatatgcTTGTATTGAGGTTGATGTCAGACatattattaagtttaaaagagCTCTTGGTAATTATTACTTTGTTAACAATGATCGACATCATATTTAGGTCGCATTTATGACCTATATAGGTGTCAGAAGATGGATAAAAACATGttgaaaaaagaatatatataattactgtttttaaaagtaaataaatattttacaaaaaaactgcaaaaacatgattgaatctcaaagcGTACATTACGGagaattttaactaaatgatgaaatgtttATGACACATTTANNNNNNNNNNNNNNNNNNNNNNNNNNNNNNNNNNNNNNNNNNNNNNNNNNGAAACAGTATTAGTTCCTATACGGATTATAAGCAATATTAGTTTTCGGTATATTAAGGTTTTTATAATACGTTATTACTCTTTGATTATAACGTTATTATAAGCGTGAGAGTATAATGTGGTCGGTCACACATTTTTTTCCCACAGTAGGCTATTAAATGTGCTCGTAgaaaatgctaatagtttgtgCGAATTAATGCGGTTAGAAACATGCCAATACAACATTATTTCGaagaaatagttttataagaaCTTTTTACCCACAACACACCGTAAGACTTATTTGTGCTTAATAAAGTGACAACTTATCCATTTTGTTTCCGCTTTTCAATGAAAAGTATCGTTAAAAATCGTTAACGACGTTTATCATCTGACAAACTGTCACAAGTATTTCCTGATGTCCTTATAACAATTTTATGATTGACACAGTTTCACAACAGGAAAAGAATAATATGAAAGCAAAACCCAGGAGGAAAAACTGTTTGTACCAAATCAAAACCAGTTACTCGGAAAGTATCCTCATTGGTATAAAAGACGCCTGTTCTAACTCAGAAATCATTATCTTATCTTAGTTCATCAAGATGAGAATAGCTTGCTTCTTTGCTCTTCTGTTGGTTAACGCTGATGCCGAATGGCTTGCCGGTAACAGCGGTGGGTGGTCAGGTGGTGACAGTAACCACGGCGCTAATGCTGGGCTTGGTGCGTCGGTTGATTTACCTTTGCTTGGCCCAGTCGGAGCATCTATCGGCGGTTCCCTGGGTGGTAATGGTGGTCATAAAGAATGCTCATGCGCTGATGGCCAATCTGGGGAAACGGTGANNNNNNNNNNNNNNNNNNNNNNNNNNNNNNNNNNNNNNNNNNNNNNNNNNNNNNNNNNNNNNNNNNNNNNNNNNNNNNNNNNNNNNNNNNNNNNNNNNNNNNNNNNNNNNNNNNNNNNNNNNNNNNNNNNNNNNNNNNNNNNNNNNNNNNNNNNNNNNNNNNNNNNNNNNNNNNNNNNNNNNNNNNNNNNNNNNNNNNNNNNNNNNNNNNNNNNNNNNNNNNNNNNNNNNNNNNNNNNNNNNNNNNNNNNNNNNNNNNNNNNNNNNNNNNNNNNNNNNNNNNNNNNNNNNNNNNNNNNNNNNNNNNNNNNNNNNNNNNNNNNNNNNNNNNNNNNNNNNNNNNNNNNNNNNNNNNNNNNNNNNNNNNNNNNNNNNNNNNNNNNNNNNNNNNNNNNNNNNNNNNNNNNNNNNNNNNNNNNNNNNNNNNNNNNNNNNNNNNNNNNNNNNNNNNNNNNNNNNNNNNNNNNNNNNNNNNNNNNNNNNNNNNNNNNNNNNNNNNNNTTATCGGTTACAACTGAAAACATATAACTTTGCATTTGATTGGACTCTACCGTCAATTCTTTCTATTACCATGCTGCTACGAACGCGTGTTTTTATAGCGGAGACACAGAAAATCTATACAtacataacaaacataaatacgCACTAATTTGGCCCTGCAGTAGTTGGCCCTTCGCCACATCAATCATTATATGGAAGCCAGTGACGTATGTCATGCTCTGGGATCTTGTTAGGCGCTCATTAAAATCAAACGGCAAGCAATATCGCTCAATTATTGGCATTCGTAAGCCCCGGGAATTGTGCGAGATCCCGCGGGGAAAAGAAGCGGCAAACCCGGCGCATCGACAGCGATTTGTCCAATATAACTGTTATTACAAAGATACCAACGGAGCAATTTAAAGTATGCATTATGTATTGCTGCTCGTTAACGGTGAGATGAGGAACACTAATTATAAACTTGATGGACATATCATGTTTGTTTAGCGCAAATTTGCCACGACGATCAGTCAtagtataatagggtggggaagatgggacacctttatattccattttctcgccccattggtggtaaacaaggtacattcaaagaattataaaatcgtatcctcacgacacgTTACACAATACCATTACCGCCTACACCCTTAATAATTCGTTAAGTTGCCAGAAAATGGCAATAGTCACCGACAGAGTTTTTTTAGTCTGTCTCTTGTCAAGAAGTTACCGGTTTGAGGCCAGACGTATCTTCCATTGTAAAAAATCcgtataaaataattaccaacaaagcTACAAATTACAGTGATTTATTTGTCGATGCCCCGCCGACTGAGGATAAATGACTCGCAGtcatttattcacattttacATAAATGATGTTTACACAAATACCACACTGTACCCTGCGATGATCGTTTATTTTAGTATTCGTTTATTATACAATGAGTTTAAACGTGATGTACAAAAATAAAGGCAACATCCCGGGTTCCATAATACGGACATTACTGTCCGCCATTAACAACAACTGGCCAATAGCAACCCGTTCTTATCATACGCCCATTAATGTCCTTGCTTCCGCACTTTGTGCTTGCAACGTTTCACTCGCGTATCTTTCCAgtaattccattttctttcGTTTAAGAAGAGCTTCCTCTACGTCATGTTGCGTGGGAACAGGGACGTGAGCTACGAACGGCCGAGCCCCTTCTTGCGTTTGGACCTCTCGaaactaaaatacaattaaagtCGTTACGTACGCCTTTCCACAAATTACATGGTCACTTGTTTTATCTAGTTCCAACAACTCAATTCACCATAAGTTGGGTTTAATAGCTATGCTTTTAACTGACGCTCTTTATCCAATCTTTTATTAATAGCGCAACTGTTTTTTGTCAATTCCCTTctattcgtttttttaaatgttatgacCTTTGCtatcgtatttaaaaatataaataaaaaatgttaatagaTACTGCATAGTGCATAGTGTCTACGTATTAGTTACTAATGTAAATGGAATACTTTCCCACAAAAGCTTTAggaaaatgtaaacatatcGATTATCAAAATGTTCATATAactgtaaaattgttttggaaAGAAAATTTACCTGAAAACTTTCTTGATCGTCAACATCAGGAATCTCGATCTTTGTTGTTGTGTAAATATCTTCCTCTTCTTTTAAATCTTCCCCCTTCTTCTCCTTCCAAGCTGCAATTGCTTCTTCTACCACTAGGTAGAGGTagagaacaaaaataaattaaaaatttaacggACTCTTTTTAcgattaaaattatatatatatacacatatgcTTGTATTTGGGTTAAGTTCAAAAAACTTCTTGGTAAGTTATTACTTTGctaataatgtattttatttaggtCGCGTTTATGTCCTATTTAAAATCTCTCTTATACTTGAGATTGAAAagtgttgaaaaaaaattcctACTGTTTtcataactaaataaatattaaaaaaactgcaaaaattgATTGAACCTCAGAGTGCACAGTCCGGagagttttaattaaatcaaaaaacgTTTTATGACACATTTAACAtcaaaatgtatgtttttaagtcaaaaattacattttttctcaAGTTCTTCCTCCAGAGGAACGATCACCCCGTCATCTTCATCTCGGTATCCGTAATAATCCGCATCAATGTTCTTCATCAATGCTCCTCTTGTTTTCCTCGTTTTCTTCGGAGCTAAGataaagaaagagaaaaaaaagagCAAACTCTCACAATTATAATCTGTACATGTTACATATATTCCCTTTTATTAGTTACTATTACCATCAATAAGTGAGACATTTTatacaactaaataaatatttaatcactGATTAAATTGCTTAATACAGATTTAGGTAAGGTAGCCCTACTtaataaaatacttgtttAGTAATAACTTTGGACTTACCATCTTTTTGAAATAGATCTCTCACACCAGGTAAATCCTTGGCAGCACCAAAATATCtgaataatttattacaaatatatatatagttaaaaataattgaacaaTACATATGAATGAGTTTgccaaaatatatgtttaatacattCTCTATACGCATGAAAAATGTAGTTGAAAATTATGGGAATtacattctttttatttacaactttGAATGCAttgtaaatctatttttattaaaagcaaatgCGGCTTTGAAATCATTTTTTAGATGTCATTGTCAATTATTAtactataactatatatatgtataaattaaCTCAATACCGTTAAAAGATGtcaacttaaataaaattagtaTAGAAAGTGaatgtaattaaattttatgagTGAAAATCACATTACAGAAGTCCAAATCACATAATGGATAAACATATACATTTGCAATAGGCAAAAAACATCTTAAATAGCCAATTTGGGGCAATCGGCTAACTTGAGCCTACACCTTAGGTTGCTTTGCAGGCTCCATCATTTGACCTTATGTCCTTACCCATGTAGAATTGAGCAGAAAACATAAGTGTCTAACAGGGGTATGCATACGTAGGATTAATTATTTATGGtatatatttatcttaatCTGAGTACACAATTACACATAGTAACAGACAAACTGTTGATAATGCAACaactaaaagttttttgatTGGCATACATGCGCCTTTAATACGCATATACTGCCTAAAAAACACCCTGGTTTTTTCAAAAGATTAAGATAAGAAATATACACAAAATCAGGTATTACCACTATAAGACTCACTTGTATCCACGATTACCAGGAACCTCTTTACCATCATGATCAAGCATCTTGGGACCAATCTTCCAGTAGTTAGGACCACCAAGTTCTATAATACGATCTTGCCAATGACCTTTCTCGCGAATTAGTTTGTTGATTTCATCGTTTAAATCTCGCAGCCTGGATATTataataaagattaaaaaatatgaagatTATTTAGTGTTTTCTTAGTGTACCCTGTTATGGTGTGTTGAgaatcatttaaatattattacagCTATGATATAgaaataaacagtaaacaataagttaaaaattatcaGAGCTATGTTATCGGTTTAAATTCTGGTTCGCAAATAGCAAATTATATGAATTGTTTTTACCAAGCATAGTGTAAATCTAAAATGGTTGCATGTgttctttataaaaatgagTAACACAGTGGGTCTGCGGCAAGCTGAATAGTATACCAATTTTTAATCATAGAAATAAATGGCCAATGGAAATGTCTAggatttaaagttttatgtttagaTTCAATTAttctgctggacctaatgttgccagctatttttagtcagtcactactatagtgcattttgcatgtctataTATCTCACatataatatctgtattctataCTTACTGAAAATCGCTAAGTCCAGCGTTTTGTATTTGTGAAACTTTTCTTGATATTTCCCCAATTATTTGTCGCCTCCATTTTTCACATTTCCTTAAACTTCGACAATCAGTTGCAAGAAAAGGTCGACGCTCTACAAACTTCCCTTCTTCTAATTTCATCTTGCGAAAACGAGCAAGAGCCGTACTGTGAGaggtataaaaaattatattcaaaCTTATATAGGAAAATGGGCCATATCCGGCCTAAATCACAAATCCCTAACtctagaacctcacccatacagaattaaaaaaaaacttatacaaGGTTGCTCTAGGCACAATGGTTAAAGTGCCTGCCCCTTAACTAGAGGATACTGGGTTTAAGGCTTAGAttaacctgtgttataatgtaaACTTACCTGCCACTTACATATAAAACAGTGGCATTCTAGTTTAATTAGAAAGAGTTGATACTTTACATTATAATGGTAAATAGTGTGCATTGGTTAACGAAATATCTAAACCCGTCCTTTAAGTTAAAAAGCaacaattatataataaaaataacttacacAGCTTTTTCAGCGCTTCGTGCctgtaaacacaaaaaaaatcaataaaaatattgttatatagcCTTAGCCTATGTATAGGCCTACATGGCTATAGCCTATATAGCCaatatatacacatttttttaaaaggctTCAACCAGTATTcctttaattgtaaaaacacataatattttatacagttcCATTCTTTGATTCTGGTCACTCCTgtcagtttattaaaataaataaacgtccattttatttattgttcaTTTAGAAATCATTTATAAACAGATAATGTAGTACATACAAACTTATAAGGTCAAACTGTAGACCAAACAGTATACAATAGGTTAGAGGCTAGTGGTttgtggttagcaaataatgtGGGGATTATAACTAGCACCAATAAgcctatataaatatgttacataatTACCATAATTCACAGATCTGATGACAATATTTGATGATCTGCAGATAAAACAAAGTGTTTATGTAAATGTAACGACATCTTATTTTATTATagtgtgttaaaaataaatgtaacaataGTAAAATGGCAAGTCATAAGTAATAGACTAGTCACTAGTTAGTGTTTCCTAAGTTTTATTAGCATGACTCAAACATTAAGGATAAATAATGGCAAAGGTATAtcaatctgttttaaaactacattttaagtAGCCTAGAGGATGAAGGGCTTCTGACCGGTAGTGTAAACAATATTACAGTCAGAATTTTGACTAAAAGTAACACAtacataattaatataatactaATACATCTAAGCAAAATGATAACATCAGAtgataaacatttatttttaaatcatttccAAGAATTGCTATTTCAATTGCATAAAATATCTAATGCATACCAAACAGTATGAGAAATATACTTTAGAAATGGGGTACATGGCCAAATACCTAAACAGttctaaagtaaaaatatggGTGGGCACCGAAATATGTACCTATAATCTGTTATACTTACCAATAAATTCTGCAAGCCCCGACTTTAAATTCTTGAATGAACAATTACACTGGCTCGTCCTAAACAACTTCGAGATGTTTTAAGTTAAAGCAAAGCTGTTTACATGCAAAAAGTCGACTTTAGCTGACTTAGCAGTTTGATctaagataaaatatattacgcGCGGTAAAATATAAAGACCACGCAATGTAGCCCGCTAAGTGGCGCAAGTTTCTAAATTTTCTAGGttttaaattgatatttttaccattacaaaaaggtttaaaattgttttaaaaagtttaaaattgtatgaATACTACCGTAATATTTACATTGATATTTTATGGCTTTAGTAACGCTCTGTGCACCTCCTAacattttttcagaaaaacaGTATTATAGTTCCTATACGGATTATAAGCGATATTAGTTTTCGGTATATTAACGTTTTTATAATACGTTATTACTCTTTGATTATAACGTTATTATAAGCGTAAGAGTATAATGTGGTCGGTCACACAACTTTTTCCCACAGTAGGCTATTAAATATGCTCGTAgaaaatgctaatagtttgtgCGAATTAATGCGGTTAGAAAAACATGCCAATACAACATTATTTCGaagaaatagttttataagaaCTTTTTACCCACAACGCACCGTTAGACTTATTTGTGCTTAATAAAGTGACAACTTATCGATTTTGTTTCCGCTTTTCAATGAAAAGTATCGTTAAAAATCGTTAACGGCGTTTATCATCTGACAAACTGCCACAAGTATTTCCTGATGTCCTTATAACAATTTTATGATTGACACAGTTTCACAACAGGAAAAGAATAATATGAGAGCAAAACCTAGGAAGAAAAACTGTTTGTACCAAATCAAAACCAGTTACTCGGAAAGTATCCACATTGGTATAAAAGACGCCTGTTCTAACTCAGAAATCATTATCTTATCTTAATTCATCAAGATGAGAATAGCTTGCTTCTTTGCTCTTCTGTTGGTTAACGCTGATGCCGAATGGCTTGCCGGTAACAGCGGTGGGTGGTCAGGTGGTGACAGTAACCACGGCGCTAATGCTGGGCTTGGTGCGTCAGTTGATTTACCTTTGCTTGGCCCAGTCGGAGCATCTATCGGCGGTTCCCTGGGTGGCAATGGTGGTCATAAAGAATGCTCATGCGCTGATGGCCAATCTGGTGGAAACGGTGGACTTGGTGCAGGTCTCGGCGCTTCAGTCGATCTCCCACTTCTTGGACCAATCGGTGCTTCCTTAGGCGGCAATCTTGGTGGTAATAATGGTGCTTCTGCTGGTGGTAACGGTGGTGCTTCTTCTGGTGCAAACGGTTGGTTGGGTGGTGATCTCGGCGCTTCAGTCGATCTCCCACTTCTTGGACCAATCGGTGCCTCTCTTGGCGGCAATCTTGGTGGTAATAATGGTGCTTCTGCTGGTGGTAACGGTGGTGCTTCTTCTGGTGCAAACGGTTGGTTGGGTGGTGATCTCGGCGCTTCAGTCGATCTCCCACTTCTTGGACCAATCGGTGCCTCTCTTGGCGGCAATCTTGGTGGTAATGGTGGTGCTTCTGCTGGTGGAAACGGTGGACTTGGTGCTGGTCTCGGCGCTTCAGTCGATCTTCCACTTCTTGGACCAATCGGTGTTGATGCTGGTATCGATGCTGGTGGTGATGGCGGTGCTTCAACTGGTGGGAAGCGGTTGGTTTAACGGTCACGGTGGTGCTTCTGCTGGTGGTAATAGCGGTGCATCCGCTGGTGTTGATGCTGGTATCGATGCTGGTGGTGATGGCGAAGTCTCAACTGGCGGAAGCGGTTGGTTTAACGGTCACGGTGGTGCCTCTGCTGGTGGTAATAGCGGTGCATCTGCTGGTGTTAATGCTGGTGCATCTGCTGGTGGTGATGGCGAAGCCTCAACTGGTGGAAGC
It encodes the following:
- the LOC113474265 gene encoding pre-mRNA-splicing factor ISY1 homolog, with product MRPKYDVDHSYTYNFNPEKNCQIVCAIFIFIIFNLYFALFLYLVVEEAIAAWKEKKGEDLKEEEDIYTSTKIEIPNVDDQESFQFREVQTQEGARPFVAHVPVPTQHDVEEALLKRKKMELLERYASETLQAQSAEARTLMGV
- the LOC100175454 gene encoding pre-mRNA-splicing factor ISY1 homolog, which translates into the protein MARSAEKAVTALARFRKMKLEEGKFVERRPFLATDCRSLRKCEKWRRQIIGEISRKVSQIQNAGLSDFQLRDLNDEINKLIREKGHWQDRIIELGGPNYWKIGPKMLDHDGKEVPGNRGYKYFGAAKDLPGVRDLFQKDAPKKTRKTRGALMKNIDADYYGYRDEDDGVIVPLEEELEKKLVEEAIAAWKEKKGEDLKEEEDIYTTTKIEIPDVDDQESFQFREVQTQEGARPFVAHVPVPTQHDVEEALLKRKKMELLERYASETLQAQSAEARTLMGV